The Couchioplanes caeruleus nucleotide sequence TGTCCCGTGTCACACCGGTCGTGCGCTTTCCAGGCGTTCGATCACGAACCCCGGGCGGTCGGTGATGATGCCGTCCGCCCCGGCCGCGAGCACCATGTCGAGATCGCGCTCCTCGTTCACCGTCCAGACGTACGTCTGCAGCCCCGCCGCGCGCAGGGTCGGGATGAGGTTGCGGCGCGACCGGACCAGCCCGACGCCCGGCCCGGCGATGCGGGCGCCGAACGGCAGCCGCCCCCGGCTGACCCCCGGAGGCAGGATCTCCAGGAGGTAGACGGTGGGAATGCGGGGGGCTAGCGCGCGGATCCGGCGCAGGGCCAGCGCGGCGAAGGACATGACGGTCACCTGTACGGGCGAAGCCGGCGACTGTTCCAGCAGCCCGTGCCGGCGCAGCGTCTCCACCAGCTTGCGCTCCACCTCGGCGCCGTACCGCGACGGGTGTTTCGTCTCGATGAGCAGCCGGACCGGGAGGTTGCGCTCACACAGCGCCTCGAGCAGCCGGTCGAGGGTCAGCAGCCGGGTGTGCTCGACCAGCTCCTCCTCGGCGACGTCCGCCGCGGCGGCGTGCCAGGAGCCGAAGTCGAGCTCGTCCAGCTCGGCGAGGGTCTTCCTGCTCACCCGGCCGGTGCCGTTGCTCGTCCGGTTCAGCCGCCGGTCGTGGACGCAGACCAGATGCCCGTCACGGGTCAGCCGGACGTCGCATTCCACGCCGTCGGCGCCGTCGGCAAGTGCCCGAAGGTACGCGGCCAGCGTGTGCTCGGGCAGCGCGTCCGCGCCGCCGCGGTGTGCGAAGACCAGGGGACGCGGGGGTCTCACAGCACGCGGGCCGGCTGACCGTTCTCGCTGACGACCTCGCGGCCCTCGGCGGCCCAGGCCTGCATGCCGCCGTCGAGGTTGCGCACGTTGTCCCAGCCGTTGCCCATGAGGTAGGAGACGACCTGGCCGGAGCGGCCGCCGGAGCGGCACACCACGACGACCTCGGTGTCGGCGGGGATCTCCGCGATCCGGGCCGGCACCTCCATCATCGGGAGGTGGTGGGCGTGCGGGGCGTGACCCGCCTGCCACTCGTCGGGCTCGCGCACGTCGAGCAGATAGGCCGACGGCTCGACCTGCGCCGGGGTCACGCTGGGTACCTGAGGTCCGAACACGCCACCAGGGTAGAACTACTTCTCGTTGGCGACGACGTCCGGGTTGGCCAGGATGAACTGCGAGAGCTTGTCCTGCCGGACCGCCTTGTACATCTCCATGCTCTTCGGCGTGATCGTCTCGCGGCCGTTGCCGTTGCCGGCGAAGGTGCCGTTGTTGGTACGCAGCAGCACCATGTCGTTGGCTGCCACGCCCTTGAGCGCGAAGATGAAGTCGATGACCGGGACGTTGCCGGTGTCCAGCACGAACGCCTTGCCCGCCGCCTTGATGAGGCTGTTCACCTTGAGCGGGTTGGTCAGCACGCCGCTGCTCGCCGCCTTCTTGGCGATCGCCTTGATCAGCTGCTGCTGGTGGCGCTGGCGGTCGTAGTCGCCGTTCTTGAGGCCGTACCGCTGGCGGGCGTAGTCGAGGGCCTCCCAGCCCTCCATGTCCCGGCAGCCCTTCTTGTGCACGACCGGCTCGTGGGTGCCGGCGGTCTTGCGGGCCTCGGCCAGGTACATCGGCTTGCCGTTGACGATCTGCATGTGGTGCGACTTGACCTCCTGGTCGACGCACATGTGTACGCCGTTGAGAGCGTCGATCACGCTCTTGAAGCCGTTGAAGTCGATGATCGCCGCGCCGTCGAAGGTCATCCCGGTGTTGGTCTTGATCGTCTGCGCCATGAGCTGCGCGCCGCCCGCCCAGCCGCCGCCGTTCTGCGCGCCGTGGAAGAACACCTCGGTGGCCTTCGCCGTGCCGCCCGGGTACTTCGCCTTGGGGAACGCCGGGACCTGCATCTCGGTGTCCCGCGGGATCGACACCAGGTACGCCTGGTCGTGGCTGGCCGGGATGTGCAGCGCGATGATCGTGTCGGAGCGCAGGTCGTCGACCGCCCAGCGCTTCCGCGCGTCGACGCCCATCAGCAGGATGTCGATCGGCCCCTTGATGTCGCCGCCGCCCTCGGCGGTGCCCTTCTGGTTGCCGCCGAGCAGGTTGTCCTGGGTGACCGCGTCGGTGGCGTTGCTGACCAGCCACTTGGTGCCCGCGATGCCCGCGCCGCTGCCCATCATCAGCACCGCGCCGAAGACGACGGTGAGCTTGGCCCACATCGGGTCCTTGCGCTTCCTGCGCTTGGGCGGCGCCGCCGATGCGGACGGCCGGGTGCTGTGTGGGGGAGTGCGACTGCCGTCCCGCTCCGGCGACGAGGGACGCCGGGTGGTCTGGACGGTCATGTGCTCTCCCAAGCGCGCTAGGGGCCAACGGCGGATGTCACTGTACGTTCAACTTCGATCTCGTGCGAGGCCTTGAGAGTTTCAGGTCGGTGACACCCTGCGTTCATGCAAACGGCGCGGGTGGCGATTGCACCGACCCGCGCCGTTTGACCGATTCCTAGGGGTTCAGCCGCCCGCTTGCGCCGATTTCGGGTTGTTCGCCGCCATCCACTCGCCCATCTTGTCGGCAGAGATCGCCTTGTACATAGCCAAAGCCTTCTCCCGATCGGAGACGACGACGCTCTGCCCGGCGATGGTCGCGCTGCCCTTGTTGGGGCTGGTGATGAAGGTGAGGTTCTCGCCGCGCAGGCTGCGGAACTGCAACGCCATGTCGGTGAGCGAGAAGTCCTGGTCGGCGGTGACGGCGTTGGTGACCGCCTTGAGGAAGCTGTTCAGCTTCGCCGGGTTGGTCAGCGTGCCGGTGCCGGCCGCCTTGTCCATCAGCGCCTTGAGGAACTCCTGCTGGTGACGCATCCGGGCGAAGTCGCCCTGCGGGAACTGCTTGCGCTGACGGATCCAGTCGAGCGCCTCGGTGCCGTTCATGTGCATGGTGCCCTTGGTGAACGTGCGGTGCGGCTTGTGGATCGAGGTGATGGACTGCTCCACCTTCAGGTCCACGCCGCCGAGGGCGTCGGTGACCTCCTTGAAGCCGCCGAAGTCGATCGCGAGCACGTGGTCCAGGTGCACGTCGGTCATGCACTCGACCGTACGGACGGCGCGGGGCAGGCCGCCGAAGGCGAACGCGGCGTTGATCTTGGCTCGGCTACCGCTGCTGCAGTCGGCGTCGTTCGCGGACGGGATCTGCACCCACAGGTCACGCGGGATCGACACCAGCTGGGCGGATTTGTGGTCCGCCGGGATGTGCATGATGATCAGCGTGTCCGCGCGCCAGGCGTTCGTCGTCTCCTTGGAAGCGTCCGGGTCCCGGGAGTCGCTGCCGACCAGCAGGATGTTCAGCGCGCCGTCGACCGTCTTGACCGGCCGCCCCTTCGTCAGGTCGGCG carries:
- a CDS encoding rhodanese-like domain-containing protein; amino-acid sequence: MFGPQVPSVTPAQVEPSAYLLDVREPDEWQAGHAPHAHHLPMMEVPARIAEIPADTEVVVVCRSGGRSGQVVSYLMGNGWDNVRNLDGGMQAWAAEGREVVSENGQPARVL
- a CDS encoding LCP family protein — translated: MNRASMPGSSGRVGTSRPGSGRTYGDRPAAGAGRAYGGSDRPAGRSYSDGVDDWPPRGAGGGPGGPSGPPRGPGGGRPGGRPYKGRRKPRWGRIALVAGAAVLVLGLVAGISLYGYANGLNGDLKRTDAFADLTKGRPVKTVDGALNILLVGSDSRDPDASKETTNAWRADTLIIMHIPADHKSAQLVSIPRDLWVQIPSANDADCSSGSRAKINAAFAFGGLPRAVRTVECMTDVHLDHVLAIDFGGFKEVTDALGGVDLKVEQSITSIHKPHRTFTKGTMHMNGTEALDWIRQRKQFPQGDFARMRHQQEFLKALMDKAAGTGTLTNPAKLNSFLKAVTNAVTADQDFSLTDMALQFRSLRGENLTFITSPNKGSATIAGQSVVVSDREKALAMYKAISADKMGEWMAANNPKSAQAGG
- a CDS encoding glycerophosphodiester phosphodiesterase; protein product: MRPPRPLVFAHRGGADALPEHTLAAYLRALADGADGVECDVRLTRDGHLVCVHDRRLNRTSNGTGRVSRKTLAELDELDFGSWHAAAADVAEEELVEHTRLLTLDRLLEALCERNLPVRLLIETKHPSRYGAEVERKLVETLRRHGLLEQSPASPVQVTVMSFAALALRRIRALAPRIPTVYLLEILPPGVSRGRLPFGARIAGPGVGLVRSRRNLIPTLRAAGLQTYVWTVNEERDLDMVLAAGADGIITDRPGFVIERLESARPV
- a CDS encoding LCP family protein — protein: MTVQTTRRPSSPERDGSRTPPHSTRPSASAAPPKRRKRKDPMWAKLTVVFGAVLMMGSGAGIAGTKWLVSNATDAVTQDNLLGGNQKGTAEGGGDIKGPIDILLMGVDARKRWAVDDLRSDTIIALHIPASHDQAYLVSIPRDTEMQVPAFPKAKYPGGTAKATEVFFHGAQNGGGWAGGAQLMAQTIKTNTGMTFDGAAIIDFNGFKSVIDALNGVHMCVDQEVKSHHMQIVNGKPMYLAEARKTAGTHEPVVHKKGCRDMEGWEALDYARQRYGLKNGDYDRQRHQQQLIKAIAKKAASSGVLTNPLKVNSLIKAAGKAFVLDTGNVPVIDFIFALKGVAANDMVLLRTNNGTFAGNGNGRETITPKSMEMYKAVRQDKLSQFILANPDVVANEK